A genomic stretch from Polyangium spumosum includes:
- a CDS encoding DUF72 domain-containing protein, with product MKQLVLFSGRAEPELPEIDADRALARELAPEVRLGTSTWTFPGWRGIFYPREIAEREITTRGLHLYAQNPLFRTVGIDRSYYAPLRSEELARYRDDLPDGYGCAMKVWSGIVARRDPHTGERSRSFLDPRAFEDHVLAPIERSFSRNVGVLLLVLSPIRAEERMDPAELAERLDRFFEEAPRSFRYAVELRNPELLSRAYLDALARHGVTHVLGLWERMPTIGRQLAVPKILTAPLVVCRLSIRPGERYEERRRICAPFDKIVSPDEESRGDVVEVAKRCAHEGRSLMVLVNNKVEGSAPLTVRALARRIVASTGRASWTK from the coding sequence ATGAAGCAGCTCGTGTTGTTCTCGGGGAGGGCAGAGCCCGAGCTCCCCGAGATCGATGCAGACCGCGCGCTCGCACGAGAGCTCGCGCCCGAGGTCCGCCTCGGGACGTCCACCTGGACGTTTCCCGGGTGGCGCGGAATTTTCTACCCGCGCGAGATCGCCGAGCGCGAGATCACGACCCGCGGGCTCCACCTCTATGCACAGAACCCGCTCTTCCGCACGGTGGGGATCGATCGGAGCTACTACGCGCCGCTGCGCAGCGAGGAGCTCGCGCGGTACCGCGACGATCTGCCCGACGGGTACGGCTGCGCCATGAAGGTGTGGAGCGGTATCGTGGCGCGGCGGGATCCACACACGGGCGAGCGCTCCCGCTCGTTCCTCGATCCACGCGCGTTCGAAGACCACGTGCTCGCGCCGATCGAGCGGAGCTTCTCCCGGAACGTGGGCGTGTTGCTCCTCGTGCTTTCGCCGATACGCGCCGAGGAGCGGATGGATCCCGCGGAGCTCGCCGAGCGGCTCGATCGGTTCTTCGAAGAGGCGCCACGATCGTTTCGTTACGCGGTGGAGCTCCGCAACCCGGAGCTGCTCTCGAGGGCGTACCTCGACGCGCTCGCGCGACACGGGGTGACCCACGTGCTCGGGCTCTGGGAGCGAATGCCCACGATCGGCCGTCAGCTCGCCGTGCCGAAGATCCTCACGGCGCCGCTCGTCGTGTGCCGACTGTCCATCCGGCCCGGCGAGCGATACGAAGAGAGGAGGCGGATCTGCGCGCCGTTCGACAAGATCGTCTCCCCCGACGAGGAGAGCCGCGGCGACGTCGTCGAGGTCGCGAAGCGCTGCGCCCACGAGGGGCGGAGCCTCATGGTGCTGGTGAACAACAAAGTGGAGGGCTCGGCGCCGCTGACCGTTCGCGCGCTCGCGCGGCGGATCGTGGCGTCGACGGGACGTGCGTCCTGGACGAAATGA
- a CDS encoding bifunctional serine/threonine-protein kinase/formylglycine-generating enzyme family protein produces the protein MTTSQQNDPLGITGTILAEKYRIDSMIGEGGFSVVYRAEHLIWQQPVAIKCFRILAQAPENKRDELLDGFIQEGRLLASLSSRSAAIVQARDIGKFTTADGMWIPYMVLEWLEGKTLDHVLFEERVAGAKPREIHEALALLEPVAVALEIAHAKNIAHRDIKPANVFVIGDPRGASPFTKILDFGIAKVMADHAAATAELAQTGKEITAFTPNYGAPEQFSRSYGATGPWTDVFAMALIVVEVLRGGIPAFEGDDFIQFAVASRDPTRRPTPRTLGVPVSPEVEAVFEKALAVAPTDRYPSMGRFWAALHEAVFPDIAWNPGTTSGVSSSITSSPGGRSASRASMPGPLQETLPRPSGGTAMMEGAPSLPALPGPTQNAPQAPFTGPVPMATSNTDRAPVADQGKGLMAFAAVAAIALLGGSFAAYKMFTKPAGNTPTVGSSAPVASALPSASASVMATAARPTECPAGMVLVPGGKFFMGSDEPSFKLWQPAHKVILDTFCVDLHEVTAAEYKECSDQGECKRPEAAPNWPKVAGSTDEEHEKKREAYAELCTFGKAGRESHPVNCVSWFQADGYCKWRKKRLPTEAEWEYAARGSDGRKFPWGDDDAAAGHMNAGGKEWAAWEKAQGLKLTGTLYDIDDGYAGTAPVGSFPKGKTRFGADDFVGNVWEWTADWYETYKAEEEINPKGAPAGDRKAIRGGGFNGGVLLWLNPAMRFHQVPDATTPVIGFRCVMNL, from the coding sequence ATGACGACGAGCCAGCAAAACGACCCGCTCGGCATCACGGGGACGATCCTCGCCGAGAAATACCGGATCGACTCGATGATCGGCGAGGGTGGCTTCAGCGTCGTCTACCGCGCCGAGCACCTCATCTGGCAGCAGCCGGTCGCGATCAAGTGCTTCCGCATCCTCGCGCAGGCGCCCGAGAACAAGCGCGACGAGCTGCTCGACGGCTTCATCCAGGAGGGCCGCCTGCTCGCGAGCCTGTCGAGCCGCTCGGCGGCGATCGTGCAAGCGCGCGACATCGGCAAGTTCACGACCGCGGACGGGATGTGGATCCCGTACATGGTGCTCGAGTGGCTCGAGGGCAAGACGCTCGATCACGTGCTCTTCGAGGAGCGCGTCGCGGGCGCGAAGCCGCGCGAGATCCACGAGGCGCTCGCGTTGCTCGAGCCGGTCGCGGTGGCGCTGGAGATCGCGCACGCGAAGAACATCGCGCACCGCGACATCAAGCCCGCGAACGTCTTCGTCATCGGCGACCCGCGCGGGGCCTCGCCGTTCACGAAGATCCTCGACTTCGGCATCGCGAAGGTGATGGCCGATCACGCGGCGGCGACGGCCGAGCTCGCGCAGACGGGCAAGGAGATCACGGCGTTCACCCCGAACTACGGGGCGCCCGAGCAGTTCAGCCGATCGTACGGCGCGACGGGGCCGTGGACCGACGTGTTCGCGATGGCGCTCATCGTGGTCGAGGTGCTGCGCGGCGGGATCCCGGCGTTCGAGGGGGACGACTTCATCCAGTTCGCGGTCGCGAGCCGCGATCCGACCCGCAGGCCGACGCCGCGCACGCTCGGCGTGCCCGTCTCGCCCGAGGTCGAGGCGGTGTTCGAGAAGGCGCTCGCGGTCGCGCCGACCGATCGGTATCCGTCGATGGGCCGCTTCTGGGCCGCGCTGCACGAGGCGGTGTTCCCGGACATCGCGTGGAACCCGGGGACGACGAGCGGCGTGTCGTCGTCGATCACGTCGTCGCCGGGCGGCAGGAGCGCGTCACGCGCGAGCATGCCGGGCCCGCTGCAGGAGACGCTGCCGCGCCCGAGCGGCGGGACGGCGATGATGGAGGGAGCGCCGTCCTTGCCGGCGCTGCCGGGGCCGACGCAGAACGCGCCGCAAGCGCCGTTCACCGGCCCTGTGCCGATGGCGACGAGCAACACGGACCGCGCGCCGGTCGCGGATCAAGGCAAGGGGCTGATGGCGTTCGCGGCCGTCGCGGCGATCGCGCTGCTCGGCGGGAGCTTCGCGGCGTACAAGATGTTCACGAAGCCCGCGGGCAACACGCCTACGGTGGGATCGAGCGCGCCCGTGGCGAGCGCTCTGCCGAGCGCGAGCGCGTCGGTGATGGCGACGGCGGCGCGGCCGACGGAGTGCCCGGCGGGGATGGTGCTCGTGCCGGGCGGCAAGTTCTTCATGGGCTCGGACGAACCGTCGTTCAAGCTGTGGCAACCGGCGCACAAGGTCATCCTCGACACGTTCTGCGTCGACCTGCACGAGGTGACGGCGGCCGAGTACAAGGAGTGCTCGGACCAGGGCGAATGCAAGCGCCCGGAGGCCGCGCCGAACTGGCCGAAGGTCGCGGGCAGCACGGACGAGGAGCACGAGAAGAAGCGCGAGGCATACGCGGAGCTCTGCACGTTCGGCAAGGCGGGCCGCGAGAGCCACCCGGTCAACTGCGTGAGCTGGTTCCAGGCCGACGGGTACTGCAAGTGGCGCAAGAAGCGCCTGCCCACGGAGGCGGAGTGGGAGTACGCGGCGCGTGGCTCCGACGGGCGCAAGTTCCCCTGGGGCGACGACGACGCCGCGGCGGGGCACATGAACGCGGGCGGCAAGGAGTGGGCGGCGTGGGAGAAGGCGCAGGGCCTCAAGCTCACGGGCACGCTCTACGACATCGACGACGGCTACGCGGGCACGGCGCCGGTGGGCAGCTTCCCGAAGGGCAAGACGCGCTTCGGCGCGGACGACTTCGTGGGCAACGTGTGGGAGTGGACCGCGGACTGGTACGAGACGTACAAGGCCGAGGAGGAGATCAACCCGAAGGGCGCGCCCGCGGGTGATCGGAAGGCGATCCGCGGCGGCGGCTTCAACGGCGGCGTGTTGCTGTGGCTCAATCCTGCGATGCGGTTCCACCAGGTGCCGGACGCGACGACGCCGGTGATCGGGTTCCGCTGCGTGATGAACCTTTGA
- a CDS encoding DUF692 domain-containing protein, which produces MITGVGLGLRFDFLDDVLARVEADAPLGPVRFFEVAPENYMRRGGFIPAALERIAARFPLLSHGLSMSLGGLDPFDDAYMRELAAFTRRFGVPFHSDHLCFSGIRGRMAHELLPLPLTVGAAKYVASRAREAEDRLGVPMVVENITRYVVPGRPELGEAAFLAEVLDRSGSKLLLDVNNVFVNAINDGQDPLVFLAEIPLDRVAAIHVAGHEKRAGTDLVIDTHGADVVGEVLSLLTWTVERTGPVPVVLERDHAIPPLDELLAEVTRVEAAYQAGLAAWEARDRG; this is translated from the coding sequence ATGATCACAGGGGTCGGGCTGGGGCTCCGGTTCGACTTCCTCGACGACGTGCTCGCGCGGGTCGAGGCGGACGCGCCGCTCGGCCCCGTGCGTTTTTTCGAGGTCGCGCCGGAGAACTACATGCGCCGGGGCGGGTTCATCCCGGCGGCGCTCGAGCGGATCGCCGCGCGTTTTCCGCTGCTCTCGCACGGCCTGTCGATGTCGCTCGGCGGGCTCGATCCCTTCGATGACGCCTACATGCGCGAGCTCGCCGCGTTCACGCGGAGGTTCGGCGTGCCGTTCCACTCGGATCACCTGTGTTTCTCGGGGATACGAGGGCGGATGGCGCACGAGCTCTTGCCGCTTCCGCTGACGGTCGGGGCCGCGAAGTACGTGGCCTCGCGCGCGCGGGAGGCCGAGGATCGGCTCGGCGTGCCGATGGTGGTCGAGAACATCACGCGGTACGTCGTGCCGGGCAGGCCCGAGCTCGGCGAGGCGGCGTTCCTCGCGGAGGTGCTCGATCGTTCGGGGTCGAAGCTCCTGCTCGACGTGAACAACGTGTTCGTGAACGCGATCAACGATGGGCAGGATCCGCTCGTGTTCCTCGCGGAGATCCCGCTCGATCGGGTGGCCGCGATCCACGTGGCGGGCCACGAGAAGCGCGCCGGGACGGACCTCGTCATCGACACGCACGGCGCGGACGTGGTGGGCGAGGTGCTGTCGTTGCTCACGTGGACCGTCGAGCGGACGGGGCCCGTGCCGGTGGTGCTGGAGCGGGATCACGCGATCCCGCCGCTCGACGAGCTGCTCGCGGAGGTCACGCGCGTGGAGGCGGCCTACCAGGCAGGGCTCGCGGCGTGGGAGGCGCGGGATCGTGGTTGA
- a CDS encoding outer membrane beta-barrel protein, with the protein MTTGRIVAAVLAFAALGAPTLAHAQNNQGGMPPADEPVIQRVPRPQSFSVEGGAGVVGFLGGVGSLGVGWNVRITGAINDRWALEGNYLGSANTRADTRDSLVMTSLDAGLRYNLAAANALPLQPFVVGGVGYAGFAGNYGDAFTLVVPVGVGADRLLTENIKVGARFNYRPAFFDNLGSPITPAGDEPGADTWSLLAQVGGGF; encoded by the coding sequence ATGACCACCGGACGAATCGTGGCGGCCGTGCTCGCTTTCGCCGCTCTGGGAGCGCCGACGTTGGCTCACGCGCAGAACAACCAGGGAGGCATGCCTCCTGCCGATGAACCCGTCATCCAGAGGGTCCCGCGGCCGCAGTCGTTCTCCGTGGAAGGCGGCGCCGGTGTCGTCGGCTTCCTCGGCGGCGTCGGCAGCCTCGGCGTCGGCTGGAACGTGCGTATCACGGGCGCGATCAACGATCGCTGGGCCCTCGAGGGCAACTACCTCGGCAGCGCCAACACCCGCGCCGACACGCGCGACTCGCTCGTGATGACCTCCCTCGACGCGGGCCTCCGCTACAACCTCGCCGCCGCCAACGCTCTGCCGCTGCAGCCCTTCGTCGTCGGCGGCGTCGGTTACGCCGGCTTCGCGGGCAACTACGGCGACGCCTTCACGCTCGTCGTGCCCGTCGGCGTGGGCGCCGACCGCTTGCTCACCGAGAACATCAAGGTCGGCGCGCGCTTCAACTACCGCCCGGCGTTCTTCGACAACCTGGGCTCGCCCATCACGCCTGCCGGCGACGAGCCCGGCGCCGACACCTGGAGCCTCCTGGCGCAGGTCGGCGGCGGCTTCTGA
- a CDS encoding putative DNA-binding domain-containing protein, with the protein MVEEEEGRAAIAEVAEVFAAVVQGPPEDGRVGIYRSLVRRGIVSAVRAQMPRTARALGARFEATVDRWLDEALPSSPYLRDAAAELVGWAAPRWAEDPAVSPWIPDLGRYEVVRFEVAAAPAASQPSGAALALDRAVCFGAGARVVSYRWAVHRWAEDAPGAPEEEPTALLLYRDGAHEVRCLVLSPLAATILARLVGGARLGEAVTEACAERGEPLGEAVLRGTAEVLADLGERGVVLGAAEHGNHDPITHAGTERGIVAGEQ; encoded by the coding sequence GTGGTTGAAGAGGAGGAGGGGCGGGCCGCGATCGCGGAGGTCGCGGAGGTGTTCGCGGCGGTCGTGCAGGGTCCGCCGGAGGACGGGCGCGTCGGGATTTACAGGTCGCTCGTTCGGCGCGGGATCGTGTCGGCGGTGCGGGCGCAGATGCCACGCACGGCGCGAGCGCTCGGGGCGCGGTTCGAGGCGACCGTCGATCGATGGCTCGACGAGGCGCTGCCGAGCTCGCCGTACCTGCGCGACGCGGCGGCCGAGCTCGTCGGCTGGGCGGCGCCGCGCTGGGCGGAGGATCCCGCGGTTTCGCCGTGGATTCCGGATCTAGGACGTTACGAGGTCGTACGGTTCGAGGTGGCGGCGGCGCCCGCGGCGAGCCAGCCGAGCGGCGCGGCACTCGCGCTCGATCGGGCGGTGTGTTTCGGGGCTGGGGCGCGCGTCGTTTCGTACCGGTGGGCGGTGCACAGGTGGGCGGAGGACGCGCCGGGCGCGCCCGAGGAAGAACCCACGGCCCTCCTGCTCTACCGGGACGGGGCGCACGAGGTCCGGTGCCTCGTGCTCTCGCCGCTCGCGGCCACGATCCTCGCGCGGCTCGTCGGGGGAGCGCGGCTCGGGGAGGCGGTGACGGAGGCGTGCGCGGAGCGCGGGGAGCCGCTCGGCGAGGCCGTCTTGCGCGGCACGGCGGAGGTGCTCGCGGACCTCGGGGAGCGCGGGGTGGTCCTCGGCGCGGCCGAGCACGGAAATCACGATCCGATCACGCACGCGGGGACCGAGCGCGGTATAGTCGCGGGCGAACAATGA
- a CDS encoding phosphatase PAP2 family protein, translating to MHLLDVISAADEALLRAAHGSPAWATPLFVAVTVVGGGWGMFGLVPFLVREETRATTARLIAALVATSALVSTVKALVGRARPCDVLAACEPVFISSPGGHSFPSGHAAGSFAFAAFVASAWPRFAVPAFVFAALVAWSRCFLGVHYPSDILAGALVGTSIGLLVARYGPRFELKGSSRSGTRSPASSRPAPGGTASQD from the coding sequence TTGCACCTCCTCGATGTGATCTCCGCGGCCGACGAGGCCCTCCTCCGCGCCGCCCACGGCTCGCCCGCCTGGGCCACGCCCCTCTTCGTCGCCGTCACCGTCGTCGGCGGCGGCTGGGGCATGTTCGGGCTCGTCCCCTTCCTCGTGCGCGAAGAGACCCGCGCCACGACGGCGCGCCTCATCGCCGCCCTCGTCGCCACGAGCGCGCTCGTCTCCACCGTGAAGGCCCTCGTCGGCCGCGCCCGCCCTTGCGACGTGCTCGCCGCCTGCGAGCCCGTCTTCATCAGCTCCCCGGGCGGACACTCCTTCCCGAGTGGACACGCCGCCGGCTCGTTCGCCTTCGCGGCCTTCGTCGCGTCCGCGTGGCCTCGCTTCGCCGTCCCCGCGTTCGTCTTCGCCGCGCTCGTCGCCTGGTCGCGTTGTTTCCTCGGCGTGCACTACCCGAGCGACATCCTCGCGGGCGCGCTCGTCGGCACGTCGATCGGCTTGCTCGTCGCGCGTTACGGCCCGCGCTTCGAGCTCAAAGGTTCATCACGCAGCGGAACCCGATCACCGGCGTCGTCGCGTCCGGCACCTGGTGGAACCGCATCGCAGGATTGA